The genomic region CCTGCGCACGGCCGAAGGCGTCGACCTGGCGCGGCTGGCGGCGATTTCCGGCGGGCCGCTGGAGACTGTGGTCGATGGGGATTCGCTCGCGATGCTGCTCGATCAGGGTATGCTGAAGCGGACGCCCGATGCGCTGACGGCGATGCCCCAAGCCTGGCCCGTCCTCAATGAAGTGATCCGGCGGTTGCTGGGTTAGCCTCAATCCCTCCATTATCGTCATTCCCGCGCACGCGGGAACCCAGATGGGGAAGGGTACGAGGCCATCGTGCGCATCAATCACGAAGGAACCAACCCTTTTTGAGCGAGGCCCGGTGCTCTACGAAGAGCTGGGTCCCCGCATGCGCGGGGATGACGATTTTATTTTATGCTCAATGATTTACGGCCGCGCGACCGGCGCGCTGAATTCCTGCGGCGCCGGGTCGACGGCGGTCATGCCCGACGGGGTGATCTGGATCACGGCCAGGCCGCGTTCGGCGACGCCTTCGCGGTTGAAGCGGAACACGCCGTCGATTCCGGCGAAGCCCTTGGCGTCGGTCAGCGACGCGGTGGTGAACGGCCGGTCCGGATGCATCTTCTTCAGCGCCGCGACCAGCGCCACCGCGTCATAGGCGATGCTCGACACCCGGGGCGCGGTGCCGCCATAGACCCGGCCGTAATGGTTCGAGAAGGTCACGCCGGTCTCCGGCGACGGACCGGCATAAAGCGCCCCGGCCAGCGCCGGCTCGGTCTTCAGGCTGGCGTCGTCCCACAGGCCGGTGCCCAGGAACTGCACCTTTTCGGGTTCGATGTCGTAATAGGGCAGCATGGGCGCCAGCGTCCGCAGCAATCCGCCGCCGGTGGCGATCAGCACGGCGTCGAACTGATATTCGTACACCGGGTGTTGCACATAGGGCGGCGCGCCGGGAACCGGCGGCGGCAGGGGCTCGTCCGAGGCCACCTGCACCTTGCGGGCCGCCAGCCGCTGTATCGGGCCGGCCAGTTCTTCCTCGACCTCCGGGAAGGTCTCGATGGCGACCACGGTGCCGCCATGTCGGGACGCGGCATCGCGAAGCGCCTCGGCCACCATGGTGCCGTAGGCCGATTGCGGCACCAGCGCGGCCAGCCGTGTCCAGCCCTGGTCGATGGAATAGGCGACGATCCGGGAGACCTGCTGCTGCGGCGTGAATCCCATGATGTAGATGCCGTTGCCGGCTACGGTGCGGTCGGTGGAAAAGCCCACCAGCGGCACGCGGTACTGCTGCGCCACCGGCCCGGCGGCGCGGATGGAATCGGCGAAGATCGGGCCGAGCAGGATCTGGGCGCCGTTGTCGATGGCGTCCTGCGCCGCGCCGGCGGCGCCGTTCGGGCCTTCCGTGTCGCGGGGCAGCAGCACGATGGTGGGATCCTGCACGTCGAACAGCGCCAGTTGCGCCGCGTCCAGCATGGACTGGCCCAGC from Emcibacter sp. SYSU 3D8 harbors:
- a CDS encoding penicillin-binding protein activator, with protein sequence MTFFRLIRNHVCPLLLAASMLALSACGGVREEVVAPPPPVVVAPPPPEEPPPLVQERPDKYFEKGFTKVGLLLPLSGRNQALGQSMLDAAQLALFDVQDPTIVLLPRDTEGPNGAAGAAQDAIDNGAQILLGPIFADSIRAAGPVAQQYRVPLVGFSTDRTVAGNGIYIMGFTPQQQVSRIVAYSIDQGWTRLAALVPQSAYGTMVAEALRDAASRHGGTVVAIETFPEVEEELAGPIQRLAARKVQVASDEPLPPPVPGAPPYVQHPVYEYQFDAVLIATGGGLLRTLAPMLPYYDIEPEKVQFLGTGLWDDASLKTEPALAGALYAGPSPETGVTFSNHYGRVYGGTAPRVSSIAYDAVALVAALKKMHPDRPFTTASLTDAKGFAGIDGVFRFNREGVAERGLAVIQITPSGMTAVDPAPQEFSAPVARP